In the Streptomyces formicae genome, one interval contains:
- the ehuB gene encoding ectoine/hydroxyectoine ABC transporter substrate-binding protein EhuB — MAPPLGNDEGFIGRAVRRRSLLTGAGGAALGALGVPACSRVPDEGKVEGGDLLDRLRDSGTVRIGVAGEVPFGYIDENGEVTGEAPAIAKVIFPRLGIPKVKAVPTKFGALIPGLTQARQFDVVSAGMYINPTRCAQVLFSDPDYLMLDSFIVKKGNPHGIKGYEDIAKKGLKLASGTAYAEIDYAKAAGVKSVLVLPDQVAGLDAVAQGRVDAFAGTNVTVRTVIKKNPRVEATKPFQPEVDGEPAYGAGGFAFRLSEKNLRDAFNEELHKLKKSGELLRIVKPFGFTEDEMTDLTVAKLCPPAKGASS; from the coding sequence ATGGCTCCACCACTTGGGAACGACGAGGGATTCATAGGCAGAGCGGTCCGCCGCCGCAGCCTGCTCACCGGAGCGGGCGGGGCGGCGTTGGGCGCTCTCGGGGTCCCGGCATGCAGCCGGGTCCCCGACGAGGGGAAGGTTGAGGGGGGCGATCTGCTGGACCGACTGCGCGACAGCGGCACGGTCAGGATCGGTGTCGCGGGCGAGGTCCCGTTCGGATACATCGACGAGAACGGCGAGGTCACCGGCGAGGCACCGGCGATCGCCAAGGTCATCTTCCCCCGCCTCGGCATACCCAAGGTCAAGGCGGTGCCGACCAAGTTCGGCGCCCTGATCCCCGGCCTCACGCAGGCCAGGCAGTTCGACGTGGTGTCGGCGGGCATGTACATCAACCCGACGCGCTGCGCGCAGGTCCTCTTCTCCGACCCCGACTACCTCATGCTCGACTCCTTCATCGTGAAGAAGGGCAACCCGCACGGCATCAAGGGCTACGAGGACATCGCCAAGAAGGGCCTGAAGCTGGCCAGCGGCACCGCCTACGCGGAGATCGACTACGCCAAGGCCGCCGGCGTGAAGTCCGTCCTCGTGCTGCCCGACCAGGTGGCGGGGCTCGACGCCGTCGCCCAGGGCCGGGTCGACGCGTTCGCGGGCACCAACGTCACCGTACGTACGGTGATCAAGAAGAATCCGCGGGTCGAGGCGACGAAGCCCTTCCAGCCCGAGGTCGACGGCGAACCGGCCTACGGCGCGGGCGGTTTCGCCTTCCGGCTCTCCGAGAAGAACCTGCGCGACGCCTTCAACGAGGAGCTGCACAAGCTCAAGAAGAGCGGCGAGCTCCTGCGGATCGTCAAGCCGTTCGGCTTCACCGAGGACGAGATGACGGATCTGACCGTGGCGAAGCTGTGCCCCCCGGCGAAGGGCGCCTCCTCATGA
- a CDS encoding putative bifunctional diguanylate cyclase/phosphodiesterase yields MNGTSEGPPPPAVTAPGRARTAVTQRRPPDPADYLAAFTGAPLPLAVVDPDGRVVCANDALAELLGTAADALAGRAAADLVDLSSDARAWHAYREVLRGRQAKLRCTRRLKHPDGHSLWVQVTVQPMPDSQGGGDGARAVLLSAADISARRELQARLRHVQMHDPVTRLPNRNLFFERLASALEAGAYDDTSTGRIGLCYLDLDGFKAVNDTLGHRIGDRLLAAVAKRLTHCADEAGYGGASAPLVARLGGDEFALLVEESTGTEQLADLAEAVLKTLREPFDLSGQRLSVSASIGVVERRAAGTTTTGLMQAADTTLYWAKTDGKARWTLFDPERNAHRMTRQALASSLRPAVERGEFVLEYQPLVGLADEDVRGVEALVRWRHPQFGLLTPNRFIGLAEEDGSIVQLGRWVLRTACRQARRWQLAHPERDPVFVSVNVAVRQVWDSDLVADVAEILAETGLPAELLQLELTESAVMGSAGRPLQALQALSDMGVQIAIDDFGTGYSNLAYLSRLPVSVLKLDGSFVRGFQYEEGEAHLNPADEVIVEALVRLAHQLGITVTAECVETASQARRLRRIGCDTGQGWLYSRAVSPDRISALLRGAS; encoded by the coding sequence GTGAACGGAACGTCAGAAGGGCCCCCGCCCCCGGCGGTCACGGCGCCCGGTCGCGCCAGGACCGCCGTCACCCAGCGTCGTCCCCCGGACCCGGCCGACTACCTCGCCGCCTTCACCGGCGCCCCGCTCCCCCTCGCCGTCGTCGACCCCGACGGCCGCGTGGTCTGCGCCAACGACGCCCTCGCCGAGCTGCTCGGCACCGCCGCCGACGCGCTCGCCGGACGCGCCGCCGCCGACCTGGTCGACCTGTCGTCCGACGCCCGCGCCTGGCACGCCTACCGCGAGGTGCTCCGCGGCAGGCAGGCCAAGCTGCGCTGCACCCGCAGACTGAAGCACCCCGACGGGCACTCCCTGTGGGTGCAGGTCACGGTGCAGCCCATGCCGGACTCGCAGGGCGGGGGCGACGGGGCCCGCGCCGTACTGCTCTCCGCCGCCGACATCAGCGCGCGCCGCGAACTCCAGGCCAGGCTGCGCCACGTCCAGATGCACGACCCCGTGACCCGCCTGCCCAATCGCAACCTCTTCTTCGAACGACTGGCGTCGGCGCTCGAAGCGGGTGCCTACGACGACACGAGCACCGGCCGGATCGGCCTGTGCTACCTCGACCTCGACGGGTTCAAGGCGGTCAACGACACCCTCGGGCACCGGATCGGCGACCGGCTGCTCGCGGCCGTCGCCAAACGCCTGACGCACTGCGCCGACGAGGCCGGGTACGGCGGGGCCTCGGCGCCCCTGGTGGCGCGCCTGGGCGGCGACGAATTCGCCCTGCTCGTCGAGGAGTCGACCGGCACGGAACAACTCGCCGACCTCGCCGAAGCGGTCCTGAAGACGCTGCGGGAACCCTTCGACCTCTCCGGGCAGCGGCTCTCCGTCTCCGCGTCCATCGGCGTCGTCGAGCGGCGCGCCGCCGGCACCACCACGACCGGGCTCATGCAGGCCGCCGACACCACGCTGTACTGGGCGAAGACCGACGGCAAGGCCCGCTGGACGCTCTTCGACCCGGAGCGCAACGCCCACCGCATGACCCGCCAGGCCCTGGCCAGTTCACTGCGCCCGGCCGTCGAGCGGGGCGAATTCGTCCTGGAGTACCAGCCGTTGGTGGGCCTGGCGGACGAGGACGTGCGCGGGGTCGAGGCGCTGGTGCGCTGGCGCCACCCGCAGTTCGGGCTGCTCACGCCGAATCGGTTCATCGGCCTGGCCGAGGAGGACGGGTCGATCGTGCAGCTCGGCCGGTGGGTCCTGCGCACGGCCTGCCGACAGGCGCGGCGCTGGCAGTTGGCGCATCCGGAGCGGGATCCCGTCTTCGTGAGCGTCAACGTCGCGGTGCGGCAGGTGTGGGACTCCGACCTGGTCGCCGATGTCGCGGAGATCCTCGCAGAGACCGGACTCCCCGCGGAACTCCTCCAGTTGGAGCTCACCGAGTCCGCCGTCATGGGCTCAGCGGGGCGCCCGCTCCAGGCTCTTCAGGCGCTCAGCGACATGGGGGTGCAGATCGCCATCGACGACTTCGGCACGGGGTACTCGAACCTGGCGTACCTGAGCCGCCTCCCGGTGTCCGTACTGAAGCTCGACGGGTCGTTCGTGCGGGGCTTCCAGTACGAGGAGGGGGAGGCGCATCTGAACCCCGCCGACGAGGTCATCGTCGAGGCGTTGGTGCGGTTGGCGCACCAGTTGGGGATCACGGTGACCGCGGAGTGCGTGGAGACTGCGTCTCAGGCTCGGCGGCTTCGGCGGATCGGGTGTGACACGGGGCAGGGGTGGCTGTACTCCCGTGCGGTGTCGCCGGATCGTATCTCCGCACTTTTGCGGGGCGCTTCATAG
- a CDS encoding aspartate/glutamate racemase family protein, with translation MDVSFLGGPQPQRGVGVVAPFDFALDRELWRWIPDEVSLHLTRTPYVPVEVSLDLARVVSEHETLGEAVRALSAAEPEVLAYACTSGSFVGGTAGERAMCEAMTREGAVASVTTSGALLEAIDELGARRIALVTPYTWSVTQALEQYLAEAGVHVTGRAYLGLTRHIWKVPYRDVADMARRAVTSGVDALFISCTNLPTYDVIPQLEAELRVPVLSANQVTMWSALRRLGTGAVGPYQALINPAARPGASPLNPPRPPQGQGLPEGPPAGPPAEGGGWT, from the coding sequence ATGGACGTCTCCTTTCTCGGCGGACCACAACCGCAACGCGGTGTCGGTGTCGTCGCACCCTTCGACTTCGCCCTCGACCGCGAACTGTGGCGGTGGATCCCGGACGAGGTCTCCCTTCATCTGACCCGTACTCCGTACGTGCCCGTCGAGGTCAGCCTGGACCTCGCGCGCGTCGTCAGCGAACACGAGACGCTGGGGGAGGCGGTCCGTGCGCTGAGCGCCGCCGAACCCGAAGTCCTCGCCTACGCCTGCACCTCGGGCAGCTTCGTCGGCGGCACCGCCGGCGAACGGGCCATGTGCGAGGCCATGACGCGCGAGGGCGCGGTCGCGTCGGTGACCACGTCGGGCGCGCTCCTGGAAGCCATCGACGAACTGGGCGCGCGGCGCATCGCGCTGGTCACGCCCTACACCTGGTCGGTCACCCAGGCCCTGGAGCAGTACCTGGCCGAGGCCGGGGTCCACGTCACGGGCCGTGCCTACCTCGGCCTCACCCGGCACATCTGGAAGGTCCCCTACCGGGACGTCGCCGACATGGCGCGGCGCGCGGTCACGAGTGGGGTCGACGCCCTCTTCATCAGCTGCACCAACCTGCCGACGTACGACGTCATTCCGCAACTGGAGGCGGAGCTGCGTGTTCCGGTGCTCTCGGCGAACCAGGTGACGATGTGGTCGGCGTTGCGCAGGCTGGGTACGGGTGCGGTAGGGCCCTATCAGGCACTGATCAATCCCGCGGCCAGGCCGGGCGCCAGTCCGCTGAACCCGCCGAGGCCGCCACAGGGCCAGGGCCTGCCCGAAGGACCGCCCGCGGGGCCACCCGCAGAAGGAGGAGGCTGGACGTGA
- a CDS encoding amidase produces MTELTDLTAVQLVDGYRKGEFSPLDATRAVLRRAEESQGAVNAFVRISAEEAIAQAGASTERWRRGEPQGLVDGVPVSVKDLLLLRGGPTLRGSMTVRPEGKWNEDAPSVARLREHGAVFVGRTTTPEFGWKGVTDGPQSGITRNPYDTSRTSGGSSGGSAAAVAVGAGPLSLGTDGGGSVRIPAAFCGIFALKPTYGRVPLYPASPFGTLAHVGPMTRDAADAALMMEVITGPDARDWSQLGPVAGSFRTGVGGGVRGLRVAYSPSFGGQVAVRPGVAAAVRRAVESLAAQGAYVEETDPDFSDPVEAFHTLWFSGAARVVQHLSPAQRELLDPGLREICGRGARYSALDYLAAVDTRMDLGRRMGRFHSTYDLLVTPTLPITAFEAGVEVPKGSGHRRWTGWTPFTYPFNLTQQPAATVPCGLDEDGLPVGVQIVGARHADTVVLRAAHALYEAGAGGIAPPTVG; encoded by the coding sequence ATGACCGAGCTCACGGATCTCACCGCCGTACAACTCGTCGACGGCTACCGCAAGGGCGAATTCAGTCCGCTCGACGCGACGCGCGCCGTGCTGCGGCGGGCCGAGGAGAGCCAGGGCGCGGTGAACGCGTTCGTGCGGATCTCCGCCGAGGAGGCGATCGCGCAGGCCGGGGCCAGTACGGAGCGGTGGCGCCGTGGCGAGCCGCAGGGCCTGGTGGACGGCGTCCCGGTGTCGGTGAAGGACCTGCTCCTGCTGCGCGGCGGGCCGACCCTGCGCGGCTCGATGACCGTGCGTCCGGAGGGCAAGTGGAACGAGGACGCGCCCTCGGTCGCCCGGCTGCGCGAGCACGGCGCGGTCTTCGTCGGCCGCACCACCACACCGGAGTTCGGCTGGAAGGGCGTCACGGACGGGCCGCAGAGCGGGATCACCCGTAATCCGTACGACACGTCGCGCACCTCGGGCGGCTCCAGCGGGGGCAGCGCGGCGGCCGTGGCGGTCGGCGCGGGCCCCCTGTCGCTCGGTACGGACGGCGGCGGTTCGGTGCGGATCCCCGCGGCGTTCTGCGGGATCTTCGCGCTGAAGCCGACGTACGGCCGGGTGCCGCTGTATCCCGCGAGCCCCTTCGGCACGCTCGCCCACGTGGGCCCGATGACGCGGGACGCGGCGGACGCGGCGCTGATGATGGAGGTCATCACCGGCCCCGACGCGCGCGACTGGTCCCAACTGGGCCCGGTGGCGGGCAGTTTCCGCACCGGCGTCGGGGGCGGGGTGCGCGGTCTGCGCGTCGCCTACTCCCCCTCGTTCGGCGGCCAGGTCGCGGTGCGGCCCGGGGTCGCCGCCGCGGTGCGCCGCGCGGTGGAGTCGCTCGCCGCGCAGGGCGCGTACGTCGAGGAGACCGACCCCGACTTCTCGGACCCGGTGGAGGCGTTCCACACCCTGTGGTTCAGCGGGGCCGCGCGCGTGGTGCAGCATCTCTCGCCCGCCCAGCGGGAGTTGCTCGACCCAGGGCTGCGGGAGATCTGCGGGCGCGGCGCCCGGTACAGCGCGCTCGACTATCTGGCCGCCGTCGACACCCGCATGGATCTGGGCCGCCGGATGGGCCGCTTCCACTCGACGTACGACCTGCTGGTCACGCCGACGCTCCCGATCACCGCGTTCGAAGCGGGGGTCGAGGTGCCCAAGGGCTCGGGGCATCGGCGCTGGACGGGGTGGACCCCGTTCACGTACCCGTTCAACTTGACGCAGCAGCCCGCGGCGACGGTGCCCTGTGGCCTGGACGAGGACGGACTGCCCGTCGGGGTGCAGATCGTCGGGGCGCGCCACGCCGACACGGTGGTGCTTCGGGCCGCGCATGCGTTGTACGAGGCGGGGGCCGGGGGGATCGCTCCTCCCACCGTGGGGTGA
- a CDS encoding LLM class flavin-dependent oxidoreductase, protein MREDGIRGERHGTAPVPLSVLDLVTVGAGRTATDALRTSVEIAKLAEGRGYHRYWVAEHHSMPGVASSSPAVILAHLAAHTGRIRLGSGGVMLPNHAPLVIAEQFGTLEAMAPGRVDLGLGRAPGTDGATAAALRRAERLNEGADDFPQQLAELTRFLDDDFPDGHPYGRIHAVPGPIQATSPGGVQSTHRPPIWLLGSSGFSARLAGVLGLPFAFAHHFSAQNTIPALDLYRESFKPSAVLDAPYALIGVSALATDDENEARRQVRAAALNMVRLRTGRPGLVPTPEEAETHQFSPMEQEFITTWNSNVIHGTVDEVRTGLDDLAKRTGADELMITGNAHSGDIRLRSYELIADAYGLPR, encoded by the coding sequence ATCCGCGAGGACGGCATCCGCGGGGAGCGGCACGGCACCGCGCCCGTGCCCCTGTCCGTACTCGACCTGGTGACCGTCGGCGCGGGGCGCACCGCCACCGACGCGCTGCGCACCAGCGTCGAGATCGCCAAGCTCGCCGAGGGCCGCGGCTACCACCGCTACTGGGTGGCCGAGCACCACTCCATGCCCGGCGTCGCGTCCTCCTCCCCGGCCGTGATCCTCGCCCACCTCGCCGCCCACACCGGCCGCATCCGGCTCGGCTCCGGCGGCGTGATGCTGCCCAACCACGCCCCGCTCGTGATCGCCGAGCAGTTCGGCACCCTGGAGGCGATGGCCCCGGGCCGCGTCGACCTGGGCCTGGGCCGGGCCCCCGGCACCGACGGCGCCACCGCCGCCGCCCTGCGCCGCGCCGAGCGGCTGAACGAGGGCGCCGACGACTTCCCCCAGCAGCTCGCCGAGCTCACCCGCTTCCTGGACGACGACTTCCCTGACGGTCACCCGTACGGGCGCATCCACGCGGTGCCCGGGCCCATCCAGGCGACCTCGCCCGGCGGTGTGCAGTCCACCCACCGCCCGCCGATCTGGCTGCTCGGCTCCTCCGGCTTCAGCGCCCGGCTCGCGGGCGTCCTCGGTCTGCCGTTCGCCTTCGCGCACCACTTCTCCGCGCAGAACACCATCCCGGCCCTCGACCTCTACCGCGAGTCGTTCAAGCCCTCCGCGGTGCTCGACGCCCCGTACGCCCTGATCGGCGTCTCCGCGCTGGCCACCGACGACGAGAACGAGGCTCGCCGCCAGGTGCGGGCCGCGGCCCTGAACATGGTCCGCCTGCGCACCGGGCGCCCCGGCCTCGTGCCCACTCCCGAGGAGGCCGAGACGCACCAGTTCAGCCCCATGGAGCAGGAGTTCATCACCACCTGGAACTCCAACGTCATCCACGGCACCGTCGACGAGGTGCGCACCGGCCTCGACGACCTCGCCAAGCGCACGGGCGCGGACGAGCTGATGATCACGGGCAACGCGCACAGCGGCGACATCCGCTTGCGCTCGTACGAGTTGATCGCCGACGCGTACGGGTTGCCCCGCTAG
- a CDS encoding aspartate/glutamate racemase family protein, translating to MTALGFLYPGHSAEDDYPRMEQMLGSDVRLQVVHTDIGEDAHRVDALLEMGSAERLAAGVEELRLSGAEAVVWACTSASFVFGWEGAHEQVRDLARAAGLPASSTSFAFAHALREVGATRVAIAATYPDDVAGHFSAFLKDAGAEVVSVRGSGIITAAEVGTWGRDEVLALARDGDHADAQALLLPDTALHTAAYVREAEEAIGKPVLTANQVTVWEALRLASRRLNAPALGSLFTKEPLVQVKG from the coding sequence GTGACGGCACTCGGATTTCTCTACCCGGGGCACTCGGCAGAGGACGACTACCCCCGCATGGAGCAGATGCTCGGCAGCGACGTCCGGCTGCAGGTCGTCCATACGGACATCGGCGAGGACGCCCACCGGGTCGACGCGCTCCTGGAGATGGGCTCGGCGGAGCGGCTCGCCGCCGGGGTCGAGGAGCTCAGGCTCTCCGGCGCGGAGGCGGTGGTCTGGGCGTGCACCAGCGCCAGCTTCGTCTTCGGCTGGGAGGGCGCGCACGAGCAGGTCCGCGACCTCGCCAGGGCGGCGGGACTGCCCGCGTCCTCCACGTCGTTCGCCTTCGCCCACGCCCTGCGCGAGGTGGGCGCGACCCGCGTGGCGATCGCGGCGACCTACCCGGACGACGTGGCGGGGCACTTCTCCGCCTTCCTGAAGGACGCGGGCGCCGAGGTCGTCTCGGTGCGGGGCAGCGGCATCATCACGGCCGCCGAGGTCGGCACCTGGGGCCGCGACGAGGTGCTCGCCCTGGCCCGCGACGGCGACCACGCGGACGCCCAGGCGCTGCTCCTGCCCGACACGGCGCTGCACACCGCGGCGTACGTCCGCGAGGCCGAGGAGGCCATCGGCAAGCCGGTCCTGACGGCCAACCAGGTCACGGTCTGGGAGGCCCTGCGGCTCGCGTCGCGGCGCCTGAACGCCCCGGCGCTCGGCTCCCTGTTCACCAAGGAGCCGCTGGTGCAGGTCAAGGGCTGA
- a CDS encoding DUF3830 family protein — protein MADRFIEVSLAKRGVQCTAKLLDDRAPVTCEAVWEALPLGSDVYHAKYARNEIYALFPAFADREPPLENPTVTPIPGDLCYFSFSGTELGTQAYGYEAGADVKAGTTVVDLALFYERNNLLLNGDVGWVPGIVWGQIVDGLDRMAEACNDLWRAGAQGESLNFRRL, from the coding sequence ATGGCAGACCGATTCATCGAAGTCTCCCTCGCCAAGCGGGGAGTTCAGTGCACGGCAAAGCTGCTCGACGACCGGGCCCCGGTGACCTGCGAGGCGGTGTGGGAGGCGCTTCCGCTCGGCTCGGACGTCTATCACGCGAAATACGCGCGCAACGAGATCTACGCCCTTTTCCCGGCATTCGCGGACCGCGAGCCGCCCCTGGAAAATCCGACAGTCACCCCTATCCCAGGAGATCTCTGTTATTTCTCCTTTTCCGGTACGGAACTGGGGACCCAGGCATACGGATACGAGGCCGGGGCGGACGTGAAGGCGGGCACCACCGTCGTCGACCTGGCCCTCTTCTACGAACGCAACAACCTGCTCCTCAACGGCGACGTCGGCTGGGTGCCCGGCATCGTCTGGGGCCAGATCGTCGACGGCCTCGACCGCATGGCCGAGGCCTGCAACGACCTGTGGCGCGCGGGCGCGCAGGGGGAGTCGCTGAACTTCCGCAGGCTGTAG
- a CDS encoding D-2-hydroxyacid dehydrogenase has product MSESTVLVLDAQPPEPPPRLGKLTGRARILHADASNLAGQLPLADVLLVWDFSSHAVRDAWPGEGARPRWVHTASAGVDHLMCPELAASDTVVTNARGVFDQPIAEYVAALVLAMAKDLPRTLDLQRERAWEHRETRRVGGTRACVVGTGPIGRAIAGTLKALGITTALVGRTARAGVHGPDDLDRLLTRADWVVCAAPLTDDTRGMFDARRFGVMQPSARFVNIGRGALVVEDDLVEALTKRWIAGAALDVFEQEPLPGDSPLWTVPGLLVSPHMSGDTVGWRDELGTQFVELYEQWSTGQPLANVVDKKRGYVPGH; this is encoded by the coding sequence ATGTCCGAATCAACCGTTCTTGTCCTTGACGCCCAGCCTCCTGAGCCACCGCCGAGGCTCGGGAAGCTCACCGGGCGGGCCCGGATCCTGCACGCGGACGCGTCGAATCTGGCCGGACAACTGCCCCTGGCCGACGTCCTGTTGGTGTGGGACTTCAGCTCACACGCGGTGCGCGACGCCTGGCCCGGCGAGGGCGCGAGGCCCCGCTGGGTGCATACGGCGAGCGCGGGCGTGGATCATCTGATGTGTCCCGAGCTCGCGGCGTCCGACACGGTGGTCACCAACGCCCGCGGCGTCTTCGACCAGCCGATCGCCGAGTACGTCGCGGCGCTCGTCCTGGCCATGGCCAAGGACCTGCCACGCACCCTCGACCTGCAACGCGAGCGCGCCTGGGAGCACCGCGAGACCCGCAGGGTCGGGGGCACCCGCGCCTGTGTGGTGGGGACCGGGCCGATCGGCCGTGCGATCGCCGGCACGCTGAAGGCGCTCGGCATCACCACCGCCCTGGTGGGCCGCACCGCGCGGGCCGGGGTGCACGGGCCCGACGACCTCGACCGGCTGCTCACCCGCGCCGACTGGGTGGTGTGCGCGGCGCCGCTGACCGACGACACGCGGGGCATGTTCGACGCGCGGCGGTTCGGCGTGATGCAGCCGTCGGCGCGGTTCGTCAACATCGGGCGCGGCGCCCTCGTCGTCGAGGACGACCTGGTGGAGGCGCTGACCAAGCGGTGGATCGCGGGCGCGGCGCTCGACGTCTTCGAGCAGGAGCCGCTGCCGGGCGACAGCCCGCTGTGGACGGTGCCGGGGCTGCTCGTCTCCCCGCACATGAGCGGTGACACGGTCGGCTGGCGCGACGAACTGGGCACGCAGTTCGTCGAGTTGTACGAACAGTGGTCGACGGGACAGCCGCTGGCGAACGTGGTCGACAAGAAACGTGGGTATGTCCCAGGACATTGA